The proteins below are encoded in one region of Candidatus Omnitrophota bacterium:
- a CDS encoding type II toxin-antitoxin system Phd/YefM family antitoxin: protein MGILKAQIIEKDGKKEFAVLPYDEFLKIQEDLEDYEDLRCLREAKELEKDAPTIDLSEVKKKLQEILP from the coding sequence ATGGGAATCTTAAAAGCGCAAATCATCGAGAAAGACGGAAAAAAGGAATTCGCCGTTTTGCCGTATGATGAATTTCTGAAGATCCAAGAGGATTTGGAAGATTACGAAGACCTGCGTTGCTTGCGCGAAGCCAAAGAACTCGAAAAAGACGCTCCGACCATCGATTTATCGGAGGTCAAAAAGAAGCTGCAGGAAATATTGCCTTGA
- a CDS encoding type II toxin-antitoxin system RelE/ParE family toxin yields MIYNIQFKPKAVKDLKNLPATNQSRIFEKIEELRINLNGDVKRLTNFSVEYRLRVGDYRALFDVVGQTIIIYRIRHRGEAYQ; encoded by the coding sequence GTGATATATAATATCCAATTTAAACCAAAAGCCGTTAAGGACTTGAAAAATCTCCCGGCGACAAATCAATCTCGGATTTTCGAAAAGATCGAGGAGTTGCGGATAAATTTGAATGGAGATGTGAAACGCTTAACGAATTTTAGCGTAGAATATCGATTACGGGTAGGCGATTATCGCGCTTTATTCGATGTGGTAGGACAAACCATTATCATTTACCGCATACGGCATCGTGGTGAAGCCTACCAATAA
- a CDS encoding PIN domain protein → AISNIHETKEVIDRAISINQMGLQKIDSLHLACAILTKCEYFLTTDDKILKKQIEIEFIYILDPIAFVKEILP, encoded by the coding sequence ATGCAATAAGTAATATTCACGAGACAAAAGAGGTGATTGATAGGGCAATTTCTATAAATCAGATGGGTTTGCAAAAAATCGATTCGTTGCATCTCGCCTGCGCCATTCTAACTAAATGCGAGTATTTTCTGACTACGGATGATAAAATATTAAAAAAACAGATCGAAATTGAATTTATATATATCCTTGATCCAATAGCATTCGTAAAGGAGATATTGCCTTGA
- a CDS encoding sialidase family protein, with the protein MTFLSVVFLISFLNLCFAEEPAPGKPFWTMVCPPSQDNPRNSEGDIVVLKDGTLLLAWSRFTGSADHASAVVAAKKSQDGGLTWGNEFILQENTGMQNVMSVSFLRLRSGAILFFYLQKNGPDDLHLFVRKSADDAKTWTSPIKASTQAGYNIMNNARAIQLSTGRILAPIAFTPDISKDYNNQVDFCYYSDDEGETWKKGKGEAVLEGSPAMEPGLVEMKDGVVMMIIRTRLNRIYRALSRDGGETWSQPQATELTAPASPSTISRIPQTGDLLLVWNNNPLGDKAGWRGRSPLTAAVSRDESQTWEHVKNIEDDPDSCYAYTSITWLNNRALLTYYHWRKGEPNFQMTGLVFHSIPVGWFYEK; encoded by the coding sequence ATGACATTTCTCTCCGTCGTTTTCCTTATCTCATTCTTAAACCTATGTTTTGCGGAAGAACCAGCGCCGGGCAAACCTTTTTGGACGATGGTCTGCCCCCCCTCTCAAGACAATCCCCGCAACAGCGAAGGCGATATAGTCGTTTTGAAGGATGGGACGCTGCTCCTGGCCTGGAGCCGCTTCACCGGCTCGGCGGATCACGCCAGCGCCGTCGTCGCCGCGAAAAAGAGCCAAGACGGCGGCCTAACTTGGGGCAATGAATTCATCCTGCAGGAAAACACTGGCATGCAGAACGTGATGAGCGTATCGTTTTTACGCTTGCGGTCCGGCGCCATACTTTTTTTCTATTTGCAGAAAAACGGCCCTGACGATCTGCATTTATTCGTTCGCAAATCCGCTGACGATGCCAAAACCTGGACATCTCCCATTAAGGCTTCCACTCAGGCGGGCTATAACATCATGAACAACGCCCGCGCCATTCAATTATCCACGGGACGAATTCTCGCCCCCATCGCCTTCACGCCGGATATTTCCAAGGATTACAACAATCAGGTGGATTTCTGCTATTATTCCGACGACGAAGGGGAAACGTGGAAAAAAGGCAAGGGCGAAGCGGTTCTGGAAGGCTCTCCCGCGATGGAGCCGGGATTGGTGGAAATGAAAGACGGCGTCGTCATGATGATCATCCGCACGAGATTGAACCGCATTTATCGCGCCCTCAGCCGTGATGGCGGCGAGACTTGGAGCCAGCCGCAAGCCACGGAACTAACGGCCCCCGCCTCGCCCTCGACGATATCCCGCATCCCCCAAACCGGCGATCTCCTTCTCGTCTGGAACAACAATCCCCTAGGAGACAAAGCAGGTTGGCGCGGACGCTCGCCGCTGACCGCCGCCGTCAGCCGCGACGAAAGCCAAACCTGGGAACATGTTAAAAACATCGAAGACGATCCCGATTCCTGCTACGCTTATACCAGCATAACATGGTTGAACAACCGCGCTCTCCTCACCTATTACCACTGGCGCAAAGGCGAACCGAATTTCCAAATGACCGGGTTGGTTTTCCATTCGATTCCGGTGGGTTGGTTTTATGAGAAATAG